One Portunus trituberculatus isolate SZX2019 chromosome 22, ASM1759143v1, whole genome shotgun sequence genomic window, ACAAAGGCAGTGGTTATATGGCACCTACAAAGAGGCTGAGGGCATGTGTTGTAAGAGAGTGCATAGAGGTTCAATACAAGTGAATGATGGGTTCTGAGCCTGAGCACTGAACTGAATATGCAGAACTTGGGTTTTTGTATTTTGACACAAAACAtcagagataataaaaaaacaaaactattttGATGAATAAACTATATTTCAAATATGAGCAAAGTAGGAAAAATTCATGacaaaaattttaaataaaacgaaataaacaaaatttttaatatAAACTATGACAGAATTACACAGAAAGCATTTGGGTAACTTGTGAGAGCATGTGGCATAACATCAAGCCAGATAAACATAAGAGGGCGATACTGTACTCACCATCCTCGGGCTCCTGTTTGATCTTTATGCCCTCTTCGCCTTCCTCTCCcggccctctctccctcctctcgcgATCCCTGTCAAAGAAACaagattattttctctctcaacaGTTTTCCAAAGAATAAGGAACACAACAAAGCATCTTGACTAAGATATACAAATTGGAATCATACCATTTATACAGTTGAGACTATCATACACATATTGACAATAAGCCTCATCGCTTTCATACACTTAAGAGTCGATCAAACGTACACGtgtatacacaaataaatacttTTCAACTCCTTTTCTTAAGACTGACTGGCTAAGGAGAAAGACCCCATAGTCTCACCTGTCCCTGcgatgtttcctctctctcgacTTAGAGCGACGCTTCCTATCCCGAGACCTGGAGCGGTGgcgtctcttctccctttcgtcACCTTCTTCCGGTATTCCTCCTCGCTCACGGGAACGGGAACGACGCCTCTTACGGTCACGGCTGTAGAAGTGAGAGGTGAACGTATGAGTGTAGGAGTGACAGATGAATGTAGAAGATAAGGATCCTAGCAAGTGTTTTTATCTTCTTAATCTTCCAGTAATTACTtgtatatcttttccttttgtgtgaGAACTTGCAAGACATATCCTGAATCACACTGACAGCAAGGAAGTGATGAAGATGCAAAGAAATATGTGGTGCTGGTGAAGTGAaggtataatgttgatgatgaaaataagacaaaggaaaatTGGGTAACACTGAGTACAAATGCAAATGAGGTTAGACATTGTAAACTGAGTCTAAacaaaactggaggaaaaaaaaaaaaaaaaaaaaagcaatgagagaaaagagcatGTAGGGATGTGGGAAGTGAGTGCTGGTGAAGTGAAGGAGGTATAACGGTGAAGATGAAagtgagacaaaggaaaaatgagCCACACTGAGCACAGATGCAAATGAGGTTAAACTTTGGGAACTGAACCTaaacaaaattgaaaaagaaagcaatgagagagaagatagcATGTAGAAATATTAGTCTTACCTGcgagacctcctcctcctctccctgggctccctttctctctccctgctgcGGGAATGTCTCCTTTCCCTGTCTCGCTCACGGTCTGAACGGTCTCTGTCTCGGTCACTGTTGGGGAAAGGCATCAAGTTAACTAACGGATACACTCATGAAGGAATGGACGATAAAATAACTTAGATATACTACatgaaaagttaataaaaactATGAGAATTACAATCATCACTCACAGCAGATGAAAACTCAAATATTCTGCATCTAAAACTAGCAAAACCAAGGATCATAATCACTCTCAGATCAGATAAACTtgagaatgaaatataaaataacaaacattCTGCATCAGCAACAATGAAGCGAACAATGACAGAAGGCACTCACGGGATGCGCTCTTCATCCCTGCCACTTCCCCTCCGCCGGTCATCCTCACGGCCCGAGTGTTTGATGTTGACATCTGGCCCACCTCTCCTGGTGCCACCGAGTCCCCCACCTGCAGGCAACACACATCAGCATGAGGAAAGCTGCAACAATCCACCACATCTCCTCAGGGACAAgcatcaagtgggtcttttcgttgcccttggccagatttcccctcttacataaaagggaCCTACATATGGCAGTATGAAGTGGACTCTGGTTTACCTTTCATCCCCATGGATAAGTTTGGATTTCTGAAAGCTTATTAACACATGACTGTTCAAGGGTAGGTCACTCTCACTGAAATCTATCCCTAATCATACTTATCCTTCATTATAAACTCTGTAATTTCTTTACTATGAAGCCTAAACCTGTTGTGATGATTTCATCTCACTCTGGTACTTTCCCTTAGAGAAGTGGATGACACTACTGAGACTCCTAAACATTTCAATTCCTTGGATATGAAGTGTAGAGGAGAATAAATCTGAACTCACCTACACCAATGAACCAGAAGCCCAGAgccaggagagaagaggagagaggaagaaagacaaacacaataTTATCACTGACACTCAGAGGAACCCCACATGTACCACCACTCTCACTCAGAAGAGACATATTCGTCAGCACAAATCAGAATGGTTGCAAAGGAAGCATCATGTGATATAATGCAATACATACAACACTTTGAGGAGTTATAggacagagaggagaggaacaagagaCCATTCACAGAGGAGGCACAGCACAGCTACTACACAtataaatgaagacaaatgtgCAAAGAATCATTCTCTCTGAGGACATTACAAGGTACCTTGCCTCAACTTTCCCTATCATAGACACTCAGATACTCACCAAGACGTCGCGGCAGCCACCCTTTAACTGTCCTGGCACGCTCCACGTCCACCAGCACCCTGCGGTTGTCAATTTTCTTGCCATCTGCGTGCTTGTAAGCCGCTGCCGGGTGGAAGACGAGGCATTAACAGTGACCAGAACCACGCTAGACCCTTGGCTGACCTGATCCCTACAGTTGATAttcacaaacagaaacaaaagggAGTGTTGAATGACCCGTcctgtgctgctgctgatggtCTCCCTCTCGCCGGCGCCCTGTAGTTTAGCCCCTTGGGCCAGACACACCCACTTATGCATGAGAGAGCAGGGAAGGATGGGATGGGGAAGGTTGGGCAAGGTGGCTGTGGGAAGGTTAGGGATCCACGGCATTAGAAGGACAAGGcagctgtggtgatggtggtggtggttactgggATGGTGAGATGGATAGGAAAGGACACTCACTTCATCATAAaaacaagatggaaaaaaaaaagacgtggtatataaaaaaaatgttgactcAAACAGTACGCAATGGTTTCCACAGCACCCAAAATGGTATGTAAGTGGCTTCAACTTTTCTTAGAGCTTTTATACATCAACTAAGTCATGATTGCTTGCTTGACTGAAGGCTCTTTGATGGGGGGTTGATTACAACTTGTCTTTTGTTTGGCTGATTGACTTGAATTTAGTGAACATGAACtaggtaaagaaaacgtgttaCCTGAGCCATACCTTCCGCACCCGGAGGTGAAGGATGGGGGGAATTCCCGTCATTTCCACCGAAGGGGCGTTGCAATACTTACCCCACTTACccaaatttttttgttttgatatattcaaacaaaacagaaacaacagcaaagaaaaaaaataaaataaagtagtcAGATAAAAATGTACATTACTCTAAAAAATTTCAAACATTCAACTTTAcaaattttctttcacatttgttttattaagatagaaaaataatgatagcaattaTGAAAACAAGACTAAGAAACAAGATCTTCAAATGATGGAAGCCTTGAGGCCTCAGCTCTGCATCAACCAAACCTTCCTCTACACTTACCCTGAGACTCAACTTACCCACCAAACTCACCTAAAGCGATGCCAATCATAACTTACCCACGGCAGACTCTGATGCAAACTACGCCCAGCCCACTTACCCATGACACTCACCTACTCGTGGCAACACACTTACCCATGGCAGCCTACGATGCCTCCCAACCCATGCCACTTACCCACTCTTGCCAATTACTTCATCCCTCCTCTTGACTCAGGCTGcgttccctccctttcccctgaCCCACGCACTCACTCCTTCAATTTAGGTGTTTCTGGTCCCTCTAGCCACTTACCCTCTCCATATCATATCACATTTCACCCATCCTCTTGAATCACAGAGCATTCTCTCACTTCCACTCCATAGCAATCTCTTCCCAGTCCTCCCTACATTCAGGTGGTTACTGTCAGAATGGTCTCCACTCACACTTCTCATTTACTGCCCCTGATGATGCCTTGATAATGAATTGCCACCACATGCCCTCAccctgccaccactgcacctcTGCACCACAAATCCCCTGCAAAGCCAGTCCCTGCCCCCAGCCACCTCAAACACTACTGGCCACTATAATGCTCCTTCAATCAGTGAAAAGCTCTCACTCCCATCAGGACACTAAACACTACACACTAAAGATGAACTAAATCTTTGTTTTATACTTCACAAAGTGAAGTGACACCAAGCTCAACATTATGTAATGCAGACATTCTTGACAAGTGTTTGGCTCAGAGAGGGATGAACCCATCTTGCTGTTCACACTGCTGTGTGGTGCATCCAGACTTACCAATGcttctgaggtgtgtgtgtgtgtgtgtgtgtgtgtgtgtgtgtgtgtgtgtgtgtgtgtgtgtgtgtgtgtgtgtgtgtgtgtgtgtgtgtgtgtgtgtgtgtgtgtgtgtgtgtgtgtgtgtgtgtgtgtgtgtgttctacttaGAAACACTACCCGATATAAAAACATGGACTAAAACACTGTAAGACCTACAAGTTGCACTCCTTTACACTGTAGTCCTGCACACCCCGGGACACTCTCCCCACAGGCCAATGCTATCCTacacctccccaccaccccTGGGACAGCTGACCCTACACCATCTGTCTATCACAAAACAAAAGGACTTTTACTCTCATGCTAATGCTGAGACTTTTCtttgagtttacataatattgtTGAGGCAAACTGTAACCAGGGCAAATTTCCCATAACATAACTTAGATCCTTAATTGATGATACATTTAAGGTCAAAGTCAGTCTGgcagaaaacagcaaaaaatgaACAGCCAAGAGCTGGGGATCCACAGCAAAGATGCTGAACCGCTGTTACTGGTCCcagggaagaggatgaggcacagaccctcaccaccacaacccaagCACTGCAGGGAGGCACAccacctccctgcctctcaccctcccccacacacccccTACTTGGGCTCATGGAATCAAAGCGCAGTGACACACACATAACGGGGGAGGGGGAAGCTGCACTCCTCTGTGATTCCTTCTGACAGATTACGGGATTCTCATCATGAGCTGttgggccagagagagagagagagagagagagagagagagagagagagagagagagagagagagagagagagagagagagagagagagagagaggaactaccAGGTCAAATCATCCCATGATCTGGAGTGAGGTAGAGAGCAATGCCCGGAGGCCTAGAGAGTCAAGAGCCACTGTTATGAATAAGGGAATCATAGATAGCACTGCATGAGGCGGTCTGCTGCCTCGACCACAACAGAGGTCATTGCCTGCTCCTGTGTTGGGcttaccacacatacaaacCTAGAGCCGTGAGTGCTCATAGGTAGCGCGAGCATACTAGCCAGCACGGAAGATCGGCTGTACAGGGCGAATGAAACAAAATGCATTAGTGTGGGACCTCAAAAAAGCTGCATCAACATTataacaatataaaagaaaaaaaacaacagatgTAGTAGAGCTGGTATGTGTAAAATTGGCAATAAGATACCAGAGTCCTTTTTTTTCCGCCAGCAGACACCAGTTGCTTTGGTCACCTGTTGGTCATCAGAAAACATTATGTCACACCTGGggtcacactgacacacacgcacgcactcacacccacaagcacacacacaggcacatggATTCACACCAGCCAGGTGATAAGACACATTAATAAATCAGATACACCTTAACACTAagagaaaacatgagagagTCTTTCTTCACTTTGTATACCAGCCATTGATAATAAAGAGGGGCAAATCAATCCTATATAGAACACAACGAGAAATAGGAACACCAATACTAGAAGACTGACATTAAGAtaccaggcagagagagagagagagagagagagagagagagagagagagagagagagagagagagagagagagagagagagagagaatttcctagTATCTTGAAGGCACAATAACACAATATAACTAACATCATCCTGGTTCAGTTTCACCATGAGCTCTTCAATGACACGCAAACACTTGATGATTAAGAAGAAGCAAACAGTCATTTCCTCACACTCTCTGGTGAAATGTAAGCCAAAAAGTGCATCAAAATATTctgtgagaaaaaaacaatccTATCACTTCTCTCATTCAATAACAGACAAAAACAATTAACATGGAAATAATCAATGTTTGCTTCCCAATGCCTATCagagaatacataaaaaatgcaATACATGTGAGGATACTTCTAGTAACACTGATACCTATGactgaaagacagagagagagaagaccaccAGAAAACACCTCAACTGAACTAACACTCAATCTCCACAAGAAAATGTGAAACTATGAGAAACACCACCacagataggaaaaaaatttaaataaataaaataacactgATAGAACTCAAGGACACAGAAAACagtaaatacaacaacaatCTCAACACAAAAATAGAACCTAACAAGACATCAATACAAGACCAGACAAAGCACTTTGAAACCACCAAAACAGCTGACAGGACAAAACCACCAATATCagctctctttccccctctctcctatTAATTGTGCAGGGGTGGGTGTCCAAGGCAGCAGGTACTCACAGTGCATGTCCCTCTCGTGTTCGTATTCAATGAAGGCATATCCACGAGGCTTCCCTGTCTTGACGTTGTGAATCATGACAATCTGTTGGGCGGGACAATGACAGATGAGTTTTAGCTAATTAATCTGTTTggtaagagagacaaagagggaaTCAGAGTTTTGGCAAGTTAATCTATGTGGAGGGAAAGACAAAGGATTAGTTTTGGCAAATTTGTCAGTTTGGTAAGAGAGGCAAAGAGGGATTAAGAGTTTTGGCAAATTAGTGTGTTTGGTTGGGGAGACAAAGAAGTATTAGTTTTAGCAGGTTAGTCTTTATCTTAttgtatgaaataaaaacatacattaaggtggaaattcgttaatttggtcaaaaaaattgaaaaattggaaacttggtacttgggttcgtctctggagagggaagccatggcggttgccaggcacataacgcactgcttacctggtaatggcgggtttaaagggccggccctttcaatacccaagcgtgcatacgcccctttttcttctagtctttgttttgcttgtatttttttttttttttttgagccgttttatttatttttgcgtgatgtacgatagtttagtatcaggcagtgagggtgaggaagacgctactccctcagtaccaatcgatacagccttagggagtgcgcgtgcgtgcagcctacctgttgatcgtattttacacgtgttgggttcccaaattgtgacaatgccacgtgtaaggccatgatgtaacatggcctgaaactatctaaacagccactaccagcctccaagcagttgtcaagggattatgtaagtacatatctgagtttggtacatattggagtgagttatttttttttttttttttttaataccatgtgggcttttcacgggaatttatgggctaaatgggatactttttagggtacctcctatcttaaagcccacctgctaggaaaccgttgccccgagtgaggaagcgagttatgtgggggttttgaagatgttcacagaaaaatgcgtttttctcgactttcagtttttcagcatatactgttgaataactttttcagtaattggtcaatttcaaaaatttttgcagcaaaatgatcaacaacctcatcttaacaaatgccagcatgataatgcatgaactcactcaaataaatttacaacaggcttataaactcaaatttttgatgaaaaaaaaggtaacaatttggcgtgtaatgaaattgttataacataggttatgtgtatgccgatgctaacatttatttgttgttatgtatattatatgtggttaagaggaaattgccacactgttattagttttgattttataatggtattttgaattattttcttatcgcagaaaaaatatttattgcaaaaaaactacgccacatttgtgtaccaaattaacactgaagacgtacaccataaacgtacaccttgtgtataaatattattgaattcggtgaaaaaatagcaatgggagagccaaaaaactgatattgatatcgagtcatcgaattaccaCCTTAACACACTATCTTAAGACTGTTTTATACTAAGAAATGTAAAGTACACACAAATATACCAACAAAATTGTGCgcgcatgcgcacacacacacaccacgtagtgtagcggttagcacgctcgactcacaatcgagagggccgggttcgagtcccagtaagcggcaaggcaaataggccttgctttctcggtgtgtgttgtgtgttgatgtggtctcagtcctacccaaagatcggtctatgagctctgagctcgctccgtaatggggaagactggctgggtaaccagcaggcaaccgaggtgaattacacaacacacacacaattcttcATACTGTATAcatggttaaagcgctggcttcacaagccagacgaccgggattcgattccccggccgggtggagatatttgggtgtgtctcctttcacgtgtagcccctgttcacctagcagtgatgctaatcactggatgtaaatcaaggagttgtgaccttgttgtcccggtgtgtggtgtgtgcctggtgtcatgcctatccaaagatcggaaataatgagctcttagctcgctccgtagggtaacgtatggctgtctcgtcagagactgcagcagatcaaacagtgaaacacacacactctaaataACTGTAAGATAAcacaaaaaacatacatacatacatacacacactttcttcACCATACTATAGAAATgataaaacacatacacaagttTTAAACTATTATGTACTCTGTaataaaatgcacacacacacaccttcttaaTAGGGCCGTAAATCTCAAACTCCCTCCTCAGTTTGGACTCGGAAGTGTCATAGTTGATGCGAGAGACAAAGAGTGACTTGTAAGGATCAGTGGTGGCGGCCTCGTTGTTGTGGGGGTCCCAGAGTGCTATCTCCTGCTCCAGCTTGTACTGCATCTGTTCTGCCTTTTCCCTCCGTTTCCTCTCCAGTCGCTCCTCCCTCGTCTCCACTCTCGTAGGAGGAGGTGTGTCCTTAGGGTCCTAAACAAGATAGGTGGTTCAGCTATTATATGTTCTGTTTACTGCTCAATGGAAATGATAAGTTAAAGTGAAGCTGACTAAAGATTGCCGAGTGTTTTCAAATGTATGTTACAGGTAGctagtaaagaaaatgtgtggTTGTCTGAGCCCCATAGGAAGCCAAGAAGAgtataataaggaaaataaataaataagtaaaggggGGATGGGTAATTTTCACACAAATGTAAAGGGTACAGCATATTAAATAAACAAGTATTGAGAGCTCAGGAATATTA contains:
- the LOC123507469 gene encoding U1 small nuclear ribonucleoprotein 70 kDa-like; this translates as MTQYLPPNLLALFAPRDPIPYLTPVDKLTWEKPTDGYSGVASFITRFEDPKDTPPPTRVETREERLERKRREKAEQMQYKLEQEIALWDPHNNEAATTDPYKSLFVSRINYDTSESKLRREFEIYGPIKKIVMIHNVKTGKPRGYAFIEYEHERDMHSAYKHADGKKIDNRRVLVDVERARTVKGWLPRRLGGGLGGTRRGGPDVNIKHSGREDDRRRGSGRDEERIPDRDRDRSDRERDRERRHSRSREREREPRERRRRSRSRDRKRRRSRSRERGGIPEEGDEREKRRHRSRSRDRKRRSKSRERKHRRDRDRERRERGPGEEGEEGIKIKQEPEDDYPDYGSTYYNNYPMKEEDERLAKNGTKYEEEEEEPHNEIDY